From Carassius auratus strain Wakin chromosome 9, ASM336829v1, whole genome shotgun sequence:
caaaacaaaaaaaacaaaaaacctaaaACAAAATTAAGCTCTTGGCCAAGTTCACTCGATGaaattaacaaaactaaattcCTGTCTATATTCAAAAAGGCACAGtacatttacatacaaaaatgatcctctttttttaacaaagaaaaaGTCAGAAACGTAGGTGCTGTAATAGATCAAATACACAAGTGGGCATCCTTGTTATTCTCCTCCGGTTTTGCCACAGATCAGCTCCCTTTAGAATGTGGGCAGAGAATCACAGCGTGTAATGTACCGAGTTCATAAAGCTACACAGGGGGTAGAATCTGGCTATGATAACATGTGGTTTCCGTTCGGCAGACATATATTTAGTTGCCCCACCAGTCCACCTGGGCGTAGCTTCCTCCATAGTTTCCATAGTTGCCCCCGTAGCTGTCACCACCGAAGCTCCCAAAACCACCTGAAACAGACAAGGAGTTCAGCACTGACTTTATGGGAAAAATCAGGTTCTTTCAGGTTctcttataatgttatcaagactTTTACATCAATTAGAAGTAATAGGctgttttctgtcctgttttagaATGAACGCTCAACACTCTGTGTAAATTGGTGAGGCGGGATGTAGACTCAGAGGTAaacgcccactgctatgattggctagcAGCAAAAATTTTTATTGTAAGTTTATTCATTTAGAATGAATTTTAAAGTTACCTAATTGAGCATGATTATAAGTGGCAAATCATAGGATGGGGTTTCAAGTTAAACTAACCCTTATTCCCTCCAAAACCTCGGTTTCCTCCATGGCCTCCAGTGTTGCGAGCACCGCGATTGCCGAAAGTGTTGCTGCCCCCAGCCATCTGCCGGTAATCCCTGGCCCCAAAGCCACCAGAGAATCTGCAGAAGAAGAATAACATCATGAACCTGGAAAATACACCAACCCACTGGGGAGATCTGGAGCGCTTGGAGGTTTGTGTACCTCTTGGGGCGTCCACGGTTGGTGCTCTTGTGCTGGTGCTCATAGGCTAGGTTCTCAAGCCAGGAAGGCACTTCCTGTTTGGCCTCCACCAAGATGTCCAGTAGATCTTTAGTGATGTTGCTGTTCTTATCATTAAAGAAGGATGTGGCCAGTCCTGAAATTAAATCAATATCTCAAACAGAGTTCCTGGCAAAAACAAGAAATGCAAGCTATTTcagaaaatgacatcaaaaccTCACCAAGGTTTCCTACACGGCCTGTACGACCGATGCGGTGGACATATTCCTCAATGTCACTAGGCAAGTCAAAATTGATCACGTGTTTCACGTTGGAGATGTCAAGGCCACGTGCAGCCACCTATCAAGACAAAAACAGAATCAGATAAACAAGCTTGAGGAAAACCACAGGCTTCCAGTGAACTCACAAACTCGACTCACAGCGGTGGCAACCATGATAGGGCAGCGGCCAGACCGGAACTGGTGGAGAGCCTCCTCACGATCGCGCTGAGACCGGTCACCATGGATACTGGTGCAGGCATAGCCTTCGCGGTAGAGGAAGTCCTCAAGAGCATCAGCACCCTTCTTAGTCTCCACAAACACCAGTGTGAGAGAGTCTTTGCCTACAAAGACATGAATAAGTCActatggataaaagcatcttgCAAGTTAAGAAATGCTTCTGTAAGCTTAATCATCTGCATTCAATGCAATATTAAACAGCTTGCTTCTTTACCGTAGTCAAGATTTGCCATAATGGCATGAAAATGTAGAACACACTGCATTTAATGTCCCACTACGTGACTTCATTCCCTCCCTTTAAGCTACTAAACCGCAACCTTCTGCTAGTCTCTGCTTAGATAATGTTGGCATGGTAACACGGACCAAAAAGACTCATCTAAAAGCAAGAGTCTCTCAGTGCTGTGTTGCTATGGATATACATGAGAGCTTCAAGTCAGTCAGTCGCTGTTTCTTCATGTTTACTAGCACAACCATAAGTCAGTCTCATCTCTTTAGCcacattttaaaaatggtttcaaaatgagatttaagatgataaaaaaaaaaaaaaaaaaaaaaaaaaaaaaaagtattatttatagttgtaaagaaaaatgttattcaaaagtaaatgaaattatagaagccataaaaaaaaaaaaaaaaaatcccataccACCGTTTATTAGAAATGACAAGATTCAAACTTATGCATCGGCATAAAAAGTAACGATGTAATGCATCGATTTTAAAAAGTGTGCATAGTACAAGTTGGCATCTGCCCCATGATTCAGTGTATAACATTTGCATCTCTAAAAACTGATTTCTACATAATTATTAGTAGATGCCAAAAACGTGGGCAATAATTTGTGCCCTTTTTTATGTGGATTGATTTCTCCTCTCTAAACAGTTTCTCAAGTGCATTATATCACTGCTGCTCTGTAAATATGACATGTCACAACACTACGAAGACTGAGGCGTTAGTCAAAAAgtcaaaaaaagtcaaaaaaaaaaaagggtaaaaaaagCACTTACATTAATTCAGATTTTGTCTGTCTGAACTAAAGAAACAAATGTGAAATCTTTACCATATTGAATTACATagcatcatatatattttttctgttgcATCATATTGCATTGAATCAAAATCGGATTGCACTGCACTGTAGTGGGGTGAATCACATCTCATCGGTAGCTGCTTCATTATCAATcttcaaataaaacaatgtatCATATTGTTGGCTATACATGGCAATGCACATCCCTACCATTCATGGTATAAGTTTTAAAATCCAGTGctacaatacaataaaatctaTACACCCACATATATCATCAGACTGAGTTGACCAAATCAGTTATTCCTGCAACAAGCCATTAATGACctgatgacattttaaaacagtggCCAATGGAAGGAGATTTACCTGTTGCATTGAGCAGGTCAAGAAGGAAGGAGCGCTTGTCATTTTCTTCCACCCAAACCACCTTCTGGGTGATATTCTCTGAGGTGGAGCCCACACGGCCTACAGCCAGGAATATGTACTCCTCCAGAAAGTCACGAGCCagaatcttaaaatataaaaaggtacaGATGCAGTTCTTCATTGTgatcaaaatttttatttaaattcacagTGACTCATGTGTGCATACCTGGATCTCTTTTGGGAAGGTGGCACTGAACATCATGGTCTGGCGAGCACCTTTAGGAGGCATGGTGTCCTGCTCCACAATACGTCTGATCTGGGGTTCAAAACCCATATCCAGCATTCTGTCTGCCTCGTCCAGCACCAGGTATCTACACAGAATgtataaagttttcatttttcgGAATTACCTCGTATTTGAGGTCAAAGGACACCGACAATCTTTCTGCGACTAGATTTACTTACTTGCAGTAGTCCAGGCCAATCTTGCCCCGCTCCATCATGTCTACCAGACGACCCGGTGTGGCCACTAGCAGGTGACAGCCTCTTTCCAAATCACGGATCTGCTGCCCTATATCTGCGCCTCCGTACACCACACACGGGCGCACTCTGGAGCGGTAAGAGAACTGCAGAAGATGACAACAACAAACTGTGTTGAGACAAGCTGAATTTGAACCAGTTTTTGCTAACCTGTAGTAGGTCCTCCAGAAACATACCTTTCTGGCCTCATCATAAATCTGAAGAGCAAGTTCTCTGGTTGGAGCCAGAACTAGAGAGATGGGATACTGCTTACGACGGAAGTACTTCCCATTCTCCTGCTTGAGAAAGACCAAAACAAAAGGCTTTCATGACAGAAGCAGAAATTGTTTCCGTCAGACTCCGTGCACAACTTCTGTCCAACAAAGTAATGTATAGTAACCTGGGTGCTGGCTTTGGTGGCCTGCAGTGCCTCTCCAGGTCCATCAGTGTAGATCTGACTAAGCACAGGAAGCAAGAAGGCTGCAGTCTTCCCCGAGCCTAAGAGAACGAATCACACACACGATGAAGCACATTGCTCTTCACTGCTATTACATCTGCACACTGCAGTTTCATCCTCATGGGACAGCCAAAGCCAGACTTTGCACATTCAGTTTAGACAACAATGTGGTTTATTCTGACAAAGCCCTGCCTGCTGAGACAGGAAGTGGAACATTTTGAAATCTATTTTCAAGGATCTGTCAGTGAACTCTTGGCATGAACTTGGGCTCACAATTACTAATTTTACTCATGTCGatcagaaaagcatttacttAATCAGGGGGTCAATGTTTACATTATGTAAATGACCCACAACATATAATGCAGCATCAGCAGTCTTAGCAGTTTCTACTAAAGTCAGCTAAAGCTACTGACATTGTCAAACTGTGCAGacatttttatctttgttttactTTGTCATCACATAATTGCAAATATAGTTTGCCATTACAGTTCAACCGGCAAGCAATTTAAGACCATTTATCTCCTGGTAGACAGACACAGTGGTCCACTGTCTAATGACCCACCTGTTTGAGCACAGGCCATAAGGTCCCTCTTTGCCTTGATGATGGGGATTGCATACTTTTGAACAGGAGTAGGCCGTGTGTAGCGGGTCAGACTGATGTTGCTCATAATGATCTCGCCCATGTCCACATCATGGAACTGAATGACAAATAAAAACCATCATCCGCCGGTTCCTTTAGCGGTGTTCTACCTTATTTGTTTTGCCACTTGATTCAACAAGGCACTATGATTATTAGGCTTACACTTTCAATATGCCCAGGACTGTTTGTTCCAGTGGCCTCCACAGGAATGTCATCATACTTCTCAAAGTTAATCCCCGTGTTGCCTCCAGAGAACAGCTCCCTGTCGTTTAGAGGGGGAGAAAGAAGACAAAACAATGGCTTAAACACAGAGACAGATGGACTCAGGAGACAGGACACACAGTGCGATTTGCAGCGGGCCACTTACTGTTCTAGACGCTCATTGGGGGACAGTGGCTTTGACCAGTCCTCTTCATCTCTGGATTCTTCAACCCAACGACTGTTCCCTCCTGTTCCTCCTCCAAAGCCTCCACGCTCATACCTGCTTAGAAACAGCACAGCACAATGAATACTCAATTTTTATATGATCTATTACTTCTGAGGATATTGAATTAACAGGCTTAATCAATCACCCTACTGTTTAGAAAAGTAGCGCATATAACCAACAAACCAAACAATCTGAGAATCACTTAACGGGTGTCAATTTAGGCACCAGAAGACAGATAAAACAGACACTATAAACCAGCAGAACTTTTCAACTAGTACAAGAATCTGGATTATCACATTTAAGAGCACTTTTTGGTGGATTTGAGCttaaacactaaaataaacacaaaaatgccCATCTTGACGTGTGTCTTCATTAACAGTCTAAAGTAAACATACACAGTTGGGAGGCTGAGAACCTTTTACTCAAAATAGTTAGGTTAGTAAAATTTCAATGGTCTCTAAAACAGCTGTTACAATACTGCTCTCTTCCTCACCTTCCTCTTGAGCCAGCTCCTCTATCATTGAAGAAGGCAGACTTCCCTCTGTCTGAACGCCCACCAAAGCTAGTGTAGGCATCTCGGTTTACCACAGAGTTCCAGCCTCCATCTTTGTTCTCATAACTGCCATAACCTGCAAGTTAATCATGTTAGATGATTAAACAtgtacaacaacaaaacaatcacTCTTCTATCATTTGTAAATTCTAAGACTTTTAAAAGGTCACCTGCATTATTCATTGGCTGGTTGAAGGAACCACCATTCCTATTTCCACGAAAGCCACCACGTCCACCTCTGTCATTACGAGGAAGTCCATGGCTGAAGTTAGCAGTCCCATTCATACGACCATCATGGTACCCATTGACAAAACCATTGCTTCGACCGCCATCCCATCCTGGAGAATCTTTCAAAAAAGGACAGACAGGTAGAGTAAGTGAGGATACTGAGGGAATGGCTCAAATTTACAACTTTGCTCAAAGCCAAGACTTGTTTCAGTAATGGTGGAATGAGTGGCAGATGTGAAAAAGCCAGTAAGCTATTTGCTCCTACggcaacaaataaaacaattcaatgcAGAGTCGGGTGAACCAGAGAAGCAGGTTCATgacactgctttaaaaaaaaaaaaaaaaaaagaacagatagAACAATGGGCATCTTTGGGCAAAACTGGCACTCCTAGTGTTTACAAAACCATGTGCAAGAAAAACAACCAGTTCAGCCATCCAGTGACTCATCCAACTATTCCTTTCTGAGAAAAATCCAGTTTAATCAAAGAGCACACACACTCCAAAAATCACATCAGGTGATCGTTTATAGAGCAATGTACTTTATCAAACAAGgttgtgacacacacacaaagagaaacATCTTACAAGCACTAGAGCCTATACAGATGAATAACCATTTAAACTGGTGATCCTTTTCTGTCCGAAAACCACCAAAAGCAGGCCAAGCCATGCCATGGTTTGATACTCAAATTTACCACAGCGATCAGCCCAGCTGATAACACTGGCTGCGTCCTCATTTCCGTCGGTGGCTACACTGCTGTCGGTACGCGCAGGAGAGGCTGCAAGTGACACACACAGAAATTAGCCTGGACTGCGCTCATGCATACCCCACTCTTCATTACTCCAGTGAACAAAAACAGGGCAAAACACAAATAACTTGCATATCTGACTTCCTCAGATGTGGTTACACCACACAAACAAATATTAGCTTT
This genomic window contains:
- the LOC113108171 gene encoding putative ATP-dependent RNA helicase an3 isoform X10, which encodes MSHVVVDGSHGLEQQLAVLDLNPADGQCPGSGRRYIPPHLRNKEASKNDSPGWDGGRSNGFVNGYHDGRMNGTANFSHGLPRNDRGGRGGFRGNRNGGSFNQPMNNAGYGSYENKDGGWNSVVNRDAYTSFGGRSDRGKSAFFNDRGAGSRGRYERGGFGGGTGGNSRWVEESRDEEDWSKPLSPNERLEQELFSGGNTGINFEKYDDIPVEATGTNSPGHIESFHDVDMGEIIMSNISLTRYTRPTPVQKYAIPIIKAKRDLMACAQTGSGKTAAFLLPVLSQIYTDGPGEALQATKASTQENGKYFRRKQYPISLVLAPTRELALQIYDEARKFSYRSRVRPCVVYGGADIGQQIRDLERGCHLLVATPGRLVDMMERGKIGLDYCKYLVLDEADRMLDMGFEPQIRRIVEQDTMPPKGARQTMMFSATFPKEIQILARDFLEEYIFLAVGRVGSTSENITQKVVWVEENDKRSFLLDLLNATGKDSLTLVFVETKKGADALEDFLYREGYACTSIHGDRSQRDREEALHQFRSGRCPIMVATAVAARGLDISNVKHVINFDLPSDIEEYVHRIGRTGRVGNLGLATSFFNDKNSNITKDLLDILVEAKQEVPSWLENLAYEHQHKSTNRGRPKRFSGGFGARDYRQMAGGSNTFGNRGARNTGGHGGNRGFGGNKGGFGSFGGDSYGGNYGNYGGSYAQVDWWGN
- the LOC113108171 gene encoding putative ATP-dependent RNA helicase an3 isoform X9, whose protein sequence is MSHVVVDGSHGLEQQLAVLDLNPADGQCPGSGRRYIPPHLRNKEASKNDSPGWDGGRSNGFVNGYHDGRMNGTANFSHGLPRNDRGGRGGFRGNRNGGSFNQPMNNAGYGSYENKDGGWNSVVNRDAYTSFGGRSDRGKSAFFNDRGAGSRGRYERGGFGGGTGGNSRWVEESRDEEDWSKPLSPNERLEQELFSGGNTGINFEKYDDIPVEATGTNSPGHIESFHDVDMGEIIMSNISLTRYTRPTPVQKYAIPIIKAKRDLMACAQTGSGKTAAFLLPVLSQIYTDGPGEALQATKASTQQENGKYFRRKQYPISLVLAPTRELALQIYDEARKFSYRSRVRPCVVYGGADIGQQIRDLERGCHLLVATPGRLVDMMERGKIGLDYCKYLVLDEADRMLDMGFEPQIRRIVEQDTMPPKGARQTMMFSATFPKEIQILARDFLEEYIFLAVGRVGSTSENITQKVVWVEENDKRSFLLDLLNATGKDSLTLVFVETKKGADALEDFLYREGYACTSIHGDRSQRDREEALHQFRSGRCPIMVATAVAARGLDISNVKHVINFDLPSDIEEYVHRIGRTGRVGNLGLATSFFNDKNSNITKDLLDILVEAKQEVPSWLENLAYEHQHKSTNRGRPKRFSGGFGARDYRQMAGGSNTFGNRGARNTGGHGGNRGFGGNKGGFGSFGGDSYGGNYGNYGGSYAQVDWWGN
- the LOC113108171 gene encoding putative ATP-dependent RNA helicase an3 isoform X7 — encoded protein: MSHVVVDGSHGLEQQLAVLDLNPADGQCPGSGRRYIPPHLRNKEASKNAGNAYSSGRQSGYSVAPVQSYSPGWDGGRSNGFVNGYHDGRMNGTANFSHGLPRNDRGGRGGFRGNRNGGSFNQPMNNAGYGSYENKDGGWNSVVNRDAYTSFGGRSDRGKSAFFNDRGAGSRGRYERGGFGGGTGGNSRWVEESRDEEDWSKPLSPNERLEQELFSGGNTGINFEKYDDIPVEATGTNSPGHIESFHDVDMGEIIMSNISLTRYTRPTPVQKYAIPIIKAKRDLMACAQTGSGKTAAFLLPVLSQIYTDGPGEALQATKASTQENGKYFRRKQYPISLVLAPTRELALQIYDEARKFSYRSRVRPCVVYGGADIGQQIRDLERGCHLLVATPGRLVDMMERGKIGLDYCKYLVLDEADRMLDMGFEPQIRRIVEQDTMPPKGARQTMMFSATFPKEIQILARDFLEEYIFLAVGRVGSTSENITQKVVWVEENDKRSFLLDLLNATGKDSLTLVFVETKKGADALEDFLYREGYACTSIHGDRSQRDREEALHQFRSGRCPIMVATAVAARGLDISNVKHVINFDLPSDIEEYVHRIGRTGRVGNLGLATSFFNDKNSNITKDLLDILVEAKQEVPSWLENLAYEHQHKSTNRGRPKRFSGGFGARDYRQMAGGSNTFGNRGARNTGGHGGNRGFGGNKGGFGSFGGDSYGGNYGNYGGSYAQVDWWGN
- the LOC113108171 gene encoding putative ATP-dependent RNA helicase Pl10 isoform X2 is translated as MSHVVVDGSHGLEQQLAVLDLNPADGQCPGSGRRYIPPHLRNKEASKNAGNAYSSGRQSGYSVAPVQSFSPKQYPQSWHPEGNQRHRHNFPTGWNDFRTGSQRYPHQELSFYHTDTSGWPDRCASPARTDSSVATDGNEDAASVISWADRCDSPGWDGGRSNGFVNGYHDGRMNGTANFSHGLPRNDRGGRGGFRGNRNGGSFNQPMNNAGYGSYENKDGGWNSVVNRDAYTSFGGRSDRGKSAFFNDRGAGSRGSRYERGGFGGGTGGNSRWVEESRDEEDWSKPLSPNERLEQELFSGGNTGINFEKYDDIPVEATGTNSPGHIESFHDVDMGEIIMSNISLTRYTRPTPVQKYAIPIIKAKRDLMACAQTGSGKTAAFLLPVLSQIYTDGPGEALQATKASTQENGKYFRRKQYPISLVLAPTRELALQIYDEARKFSYRSRVRPCVVYGGADIGQQIRDLERGCHLLVATPGRLVDMMERGKIGLDYCKYLVLDEADRMLDMGFEPQIRRIVEQDTMPPKGARQTMMFSATFPKEIQILARDFLEEYIFLAVGRVGSTSENITQKVVWVEENDKRSFLLDLLNATGKDSLTLVFVETKKGADALEDFLYREGYACTSIHGDRSQRDREEALHQFRSGRCPIMVATAVAARGLDISNVKHVINFDLPSDIEEYVHRIGRTGRVGNLGLATSFFNDKNSNITKDLLDILVEAKQEVPSWLENLAYEHQHKSTNRGRPKRFSGGFGARDYRQMAGGSNTFGNRGARNTGGHGGNRGFGGNKGGFGSFGGDSYGGNYGNYGGSYAQVDWWGN
- the LOC113108171 gene encoding putative ATP-dependent RNA helicase Pl10 isoform X1, yielding MSHVVVDGSHGLEQQLAVLDLNPADGQCPGSGRRYIPPHLRNKEASKNAGNAYSSGRQSGYSVAPVQSFSPKQYPQSWHPEGNQRHRHNFPTGWNDFRTGSQRYPHQELSFYHTDTSGWPDRCASPARTDSSVATDGNEDAASVISWADRCDSPGWDGGRSNGFVNGYHDGRMNGTANFSHGLPRNDRGGRGGFRGNRNGGSFNQPMNNAGYGSYENKDGGWNSVVNRDAYTSFGGRSDRGKSAFFNDRGAGSRGSRYERGGFGGGTGGNSRWVEESRDEEDWSKPLSPNERLEQELFSGGNTGINFEKYDDIPVEATGTNSPGHIESFHDVDMGEIIMSNISLTRYTRPTPVQKYAIPIIKAKRDLMACAQTGSGKTAAFLLPVLSQIYTDGPGEALQATKASTQQENGKYFRRKQYPISLVLAPTRELALQIYDEARKFSYRSRVRPCVVYGGADIGQQIRDLERGCHLLVATPGRLVDMMERGKIGLDYCKYLVLDEADRMLDMGFEPQIRRIVEQDTMPPKGARQTMMFSATFPKEIQILARDFLEEYIFLAVGRVGSTSENITQKVVWVEENDKRSFLLDLLNATGKDSLTLVFVETKKGADALEDFLYREGYACTSIHGDRSQRDREEALHQFRSGRCPIMVATAVAARGLDISNVKHVINFDLPSDIEEYVHRIGRTGRVGNLGLATSFFNDKNSNITKDLLDILVEAKQEVPSWLENLAYEHQHKSTNRGRPKRFSGGFGARDYRQMAGGSNTFGNRGARNTGGHGGNRGFGGNKGGFGSFGGDSYGGNYGNYGGSYAQVDWWGN
- the LOC113108171 gene encoding ATP-dependent RNA helicase DDX3Y-like isoform X5, translating into MSHVVVDGSHGLEQQLAVLDLNPADGQCPGSGRRYIPPHLRNKEASKNAGNAYSSGRQSGYSVAPVQSFSPKQYPQSWHPEGNQRHRHNFPTGWNDFRTGSQRYPHQELSFYHTDTSGWPDRCDSPGWDGGRSNGFVNGYHDGRMNGTANFSHGLPRNDRGGRGGFRGNRNGGSFNQPMNNAGYGSYENKDGGWNSVVNRDAYTSFGGRSDRGKSAFFNDRGAGSRGRYERGGFGGGTGGNSRWVEESRDEEDWSKPLSPNERLEQELFSGGNTGINFEKYDDIPVEATGTNSPGHIESFHDVDMGEIIMSNISLTRYTRPTPVQKYAIPIIKAKRDLMACAQTGSGKTAAFLLPVLSQIYTDGPGEALQATKASTQENGKYFRRKQYPISLVLAPTRELALQIYDEARKFSYRSRVRPCVVYGGADIGQQIRDLERGCHLLVATPGRLVDMMERGKIGLDYCKYLVLDEADRMLDMGFEPQIRRIVEQDTMPPKGARQTMMFSATFPKEIQILARDFLEEYIFLAVGRVGSTSENITQKVVWVEENDKRSFLLDLLNATGKDSLTLVFVETKKGADALEDFLYREGYACTSIHGDRSQRDREEALHQFRSGRCPIMVATAVAARGLDISNVKHVINFDLPSDIEEYVHRIGRTGRVGNLGLATSFFNDKNSNITKDLLDILVEAKQEVPSWLENLAYEHQHKSTNRGRPKRFSGGFGARDYRQMAGGSNTFGNRGARNTGGHGGNRGFGGNKGGFGSFGGDSYGGNYGNYGGSYAQVDWWGN
- the LOC113108171 gene encoding ATP-dependent RNA helicase DDX3X-like isoform X11 codes for the protein MSHVVVDGSHGLEQQLAVLDLNPADGQCPGSGHSPGWDGGRSNGFVNGYHDGRMNGTANFSHGLPRNDRGGRGGFRGNRNGGSFNQPMNNAGYGSYENKDGGWNSVVNRDAYTSFGGRSDRGKSAFFNDRGAGSRGSRYERGGFGGGTGGNSRWVEESRDEEDWSKPLSPNERLEQELFSGGNTGINFEKYDDIPVEATGTNSPGHIESFHDVDMGEIIMSNISLTRYTRPTPVQKYAIPIIKAKRDLMACAQTGSGKTAAFLLPVLSQIYTDGPGEALQATKASTQQENGKYFRRKQYPISLVLAPTRELALQIYDEARKFSYRSRVRPCVVYGGADIGQQIRDLERGCHLLVATPGRLVDMMERGKIGLDYCKYLVLDEADRMLDMGFEPQIRRIVEQDTMPPKGARQTMMFSATFPKEIQILARDFLEEYIFLAVGRVGSTSENITQKVVWVEENDKRSFLLDLLNATGKDSLTLVFVETKKGADALEDFLYREGYACTSIHGDRSQRDREEALHQFRSGRCPIMVATAVAARGLDISNVKHVINFDLPSDIEEYVHRIGRTGRVGNLGLATSFFNDKNSNITKDLLDILVEAKQEVPSWLENLAYEHQHKSTNRGRPKRFSGGFGARDYRQMAGGSNTFGNRGARNTGGHGGNRGFGGNKGGFGSFGGDSYGGNYGNYGGSYAQVDWWGN
- the LOC113108171 gene encoding putative ATP-dependent RNA helicase an3 isoform X8, with the translated sequence MSHVVVDGSHGLEQQLAVLDLNPADGQCPGSGRRYIPPHLRNKEASKNDSPGWDGGRSNGFVNGYHDGRMNGTANFSHGLPRNDRGGRGGFRGNRNGGSFNQPMNNAGYGSYENKDGGWNSVVNRDAYTSFGGRSDRGKSAFFNDRGAGSRGSRYERGGFGGGTGGNSRWVEESRDEEDWSKPLSPNERLEQELFSGGNTGINFEKYDDIPVEATGTNSPGHIESFHDVDMGEIIMSNISLTRYTRPTPVQKYAIPIIKAKRDLMACAQTGSGKTAAFLLPVLSQIYTDGPGEALQATKASTQQENGKYFRRKQYPISLVLAPTRELALQIYDEARKFSYRSRVRPCVVYGGADIGQQIRDLERGCHLLVATPGRLVDMMERGKIGLDYCKYLVLDEADRMLDMGFEPQIRRIVEQDTMPPKGARQTMMFSATFPKEIQILARDFLEEYIFLAVGRVGSTSENITQKVVWVEENDKRSFLLDLLNATGKDSLTLVFVETKKGADALEDFLYREGYACTSIHGDRSQRDREEALHQFRSGRCPIMVATAVAARGLDISNVKHVINFDLPSDIEEYVHRIGRTGRVGNLGLATSFFNDKNSNITKDLLDILVEAKQEVPSWLENLAYEHQHKSTNRGRPKRFSGGFGARDYRQMAGGSNTFGNRGARNTGGHGGNRGFGGNKGGFGSFGGDSYGGNYGNYGGSYAQVDWWGN
- the LOC113108171 gene encoding ATP-dependent RNA helicase DDX3Y-like isoform X4, with translation MSHVVVDGSHGLEQQLAVLDLNPADGQCPGSGRRYIPPHLRNKEASKNAGNAYSSGRQSGYSVAPVQSFSPKQYPQSWHPEGNQRHRHNFPTGWNDFRTGSQRYPHQELSFYHTDTSGWPDRCDSPGWDGGRSNGFVNGYHDGRMNGTANFSHGLPRNDRGGRGGFRGNRNGGSFNQPMNNAGYGSYENKDGGWNSVVNRDAYTSFGGRSDRGKSAFFNDRGAGSRGSRYERGGFGGGTGGNSRWVEESRDEEDWSKPLSPNERLEQELFSGGNTGINFEKYDDIPVEATGTNSPGHIESFHDVDMGEIIMSNISLTRYTRPTPVQKYAIPIIKAKRDLMACAQTGSGKTAAFLLPVLSQIYTDGPGEALQATKASTQQENGKYFRRKQYPISLVLAPTRELALQIYDEARKFSYRSRVRPCVVYGGADIGQQIRDLERGCHLLVATPGRLVDMMERGKIGLDYCKYLVLDEADRMLDMGFEPQIRRIVEQDTMPPKGARQTMMFSATFPKEIQILARDFLEEYIFLAVGRVGSTSENITQKVVWVEENDKRSFLLDLLNATGKDSLTLVFVETKKGADALEDFLYREGYACTSIHGDRSQRDREEALHQFRSGRCPIMVATAVAARGLDISNVKHVINFDLPSDIEEYVHRIGRTGRVGNLGLATSFFNDKNSNITKDLLDILVEAKQEVPSWLENLAYEHQHKSTNRGRPKRFSGGFGARDYRQMAGGSNTFGNRGARNTGGHGGNRGFGGNKGGFGSFGGDSYGGNYGNYGGSYAQVDWWGN
- the LOC113108171 gene encoding putative ATP-dependent RNA helicase Pl10 isoform X3, whose amino-acid sequence is MSHVVVDGSHGLEQQLAVLDLNPADGQCPGSGRRYIPPHLRNKEASKNAGNAYSSGRQSGYSVAPVQSFSPKQYPQSWHPEGNQRHRHNFPTGWNDFRTGSQRYPHQELSFYHTDTSGWPDRCASPARTDSSVATDGNEDAASVISWADRCDSPGWDGGRSNGFVNGYHDGRMNGTANFSHGLPRNDRGGRGGFRGNRNGGSFNQPMNNAGYGSYENKDGGWNSVVNRDAYTSFGGRSDRGKSAFFNDRGAGSRGRYERGGFGGGTGGNSRWVEESRDEEDWSKPLSPNERLEQELFSGGNTGINFEKYDDIPVEATGTNSPGHIESFHDVDMGEIIMSNISLTRYTRPTPVQKYAIPIIKAKRDLMACAQTGSGKTAAFLLPVLSQIYTDGPGEALQATKASTQENGKYFRRKQYPISLVLAPTRELALQIYDEARKFSYRSRVRPCVVYGGADIGQQIRDLERGCHLLVATPGRLVDMMERGKIGLDYCKYLVLDEADRMLDMGFEPQIRRIVEQDTMPPKGARQTMMFSATFPKEIQILARDFLEEYIFLAVGRVGSTSENITQKVVWVEENDKRSFLLDLLNATGKDSLTLVFVETKKGADALEDFLYREGYACTSIHGDRSQRDREEALHQFRSGRCPIMVATAVAARGLDISNVKHVINFDLPSDIEEYVHRIGRTGRVGNLGLATSFFNDKNSNITKDLLDILVEAKQEVPSWLENLAYEHQHKSTNRGRPKRFSGGFGARDYRQMAGGSNTFGNRGARNTGGHGGNRGFGGNKGGFGSFGGDSYGGNYGNYGGSYAQVDWWGN